In Alteribacter lacisalsi, a genomic segment contains:
- the fliF gene encoding flagellar basal-body MS-ring/collar protein FliF yields the protein MNETLSAWKRKTADAWSSRTKKEKGILAGSVLMATVFLIVIIAFTMRTSYAPLYTNLTVQETGEVKAVLDARGVDSRVDESGSVIQVPAGMVDNLKVELAAEGLPRSGSIDYSSFQENMGFGTTDKEFSVIERGLIQSELENLIRGMDGIQSAQVMVTLPEPSHWLNDEDQQASASVVLHLAPGSSIQQDQVRALYHLVSRSVPDLPEENIVMMDQMSRYYEFQNEGTADSTLSIYEQHRKIQQDVERDIQRQLQQMLGTMMGPDKVLVTVSTDIDFTRENRYEELVTPVDEENMEGLAVSVERITETYSGEEPAEGGIDGTGETDIPGYPGFAATGEGDYERIEERINHDFNRITREVEESPYQIMDLGIQVMVEPPDPEDPLSLPQGRLDDISEILSQVVRTSISNDVLATWADTDIDERIFVSAQQFSGSPEPDPVQGGQSWWNWVIPAVLAAVVILLAVLLLRRRNTETEAGGSFVIDEQAADSADIGERQDSEEKVRRKQLEKLAREKPEEFSKLVRTWLSEE from the coding sequence ATGAACGAAACATTATCAGCATGGAAGCGCAAAACGGCCGATGCATGGTCTTCACGAACTAAAAAGGAAAAGGGTATTCTTGCAGGATCTGTACTCATGGCGACGGTGTTTCTGATCGTAATCATAGCTTTTACGATGAGAACGTCCTATGCGCCTCTTTATACGAATCTTACTGTGCAGGAAACAGGAGAAGTTAAAGCGGTTCTCGATGCAAGAGGGGTGGATTCCCGGGTGGACGAATCCGGTTCGGTTATTCAGGTACCGGCGGGTATGGTGGATAATCTGAAGGTGGAACTGGCGGCAGAGGGGCTTCCACGCTCTGGGTCTATCGATTACAGCTCGTTTCAGGAAAACATGGGGTTTGGAACGACGGACAAGGAATTCAGTGTGATTGAACGTGGACTCATCCAGTCGGAGCTTGAAAATCTGATCCGAGGTATGGATGGTATTCAGTCTGCGCAGGTGATGGTCACACTGCCAGAGCCGAGTCATTGGCTGAACGATGAAGATCAGCAGGCTTCTGCCTCTGTCGTCCTTCACCTGGCACCGGGGTCGTCGATTCAGCAGGATCAGGTAAGAGCGCTCTATCACCTGGTTTCCCGAAGTGTACCTGATCTTCCCGAAGAAAATATCGTCATGATGGATCAGATGTCCCGGTACTACGAGTTCCAGAATGAAGGAACCGCAGACAGCACCCTTTCCATTTACGAACAGCACCGGAAAATCCAGCAGGATGTGGAGCGGGATATCCAGCGGCAGCTTCAGCAGATGCTGGGGACGATGATGGGCCCTGACAAAGTGCTCGTGACCGTTTCGACCGATATAGATTTCACTAGAGAGAACAGATACGAGGAACTCGTCACACCGGTCGATGAAGAAAATATGGAAGGCCTGGCGGTAAGTGTGGAGCGGATCACAGAAACATACTCCGGAGAAGAACCGGCAGAAGGCGGCATTGACGGTACCGGTGAAACAGATATACCGGGTTATCCGGGCTTCGCCGCAACCGGTGAGGGGGATTACGAGCGGATCGAGGAACGAATCAACCACGATTTCAACAGAATTACAAGAGAGGTTGAGGAAAGTCCCTATCAGATTATGGATCTCGGCATTCAGGTAATGGTCGAACCGCCTGACCCGGAGGACCCCCTTTCCCTGCCTCAGGGGCGCCTGGATGATATCAGTGAGATTCTCAGCCAGGTGGTACGAACATCCATTTCGAATGATGTGCTGGCCACCTGGGCGGATACTGATATTGATGAAAGAATCTTTGTATCGGCCCAGCAGTTCAGTGGCAGTCCGGAACCGGATCCCGTTCAGGGAGGCCAGTCATGGTGGAACTGGGTTATACCGGCCGTACTGGCAGCCGTCGTGATCCTCCTTGCCGTTCTTCTTCTGCGGAGGAGAAACACAGAAACAGAGGCGGGCGGCAGTTTCGTGATCGATGAACAGGCAGCAGACTCGGCGGACATTGGTGAAAGACAGGATTCCGAAGAGAAGGTCAGACGTAAACAGCTTGAAAAGCTTGCCCGTGAAAAGCCGGAAGAGTTTTCGAAACTGGTACGCACGTGGCTGTCGGAAGAATAG
- the fliJ gene encoding flagellar export protein FliJ, translating to MTFSYSLQSVLKVKEHEKVEAQQRYSSATEAFEEAATGLYERLKQKEELEQTYSRSLETGTTVSELNHLQNRIRFLETQIRASRETTDLARARMRTSEARLGKKSADVLKYDKIRERKLADYNQERKLQEMKNLDELAVQQFFRK from the coding sequence ATGACATTTTCCTATTCACTTCAGAGTGTCCTGAAAGTAAAGGAGCACGAAAAAGTGGAAGCCCAGCAGCGGTATTCATCTGCAACGGAGGCATTTGAGGAGGCCGCTACCGGTCTCTATGAGCGGCTGAAGCAGAAAGAAGAACTCGAACAGACATACAGCCGTTCCCTGGAAACCGGCACGACGGTATCGGAGCTGAATCACTTGCAGAATCGCATCCGGTTTCTTGAAACCCAGATCAGAGCCAGCCGTGAGACAACCGATCTGGCCAGAGCCCGGATGCGAACTTCAGAAGCGAGGCTCGGAAAGAAGAGTGCGGATGTCCTGAAGTATGACAAAATCCGTGAACGGAAACTGGCTGATTACAACCAGGAACGTAAGCTGCAGGAAATGAAGAATCTTGATGAACTGGCAGTTCAGCAGTTTTTTAGAAAGTGA
- a CDS encoding MotE family protein — MAKEYRKTNRLQTVLMLGVIPFMFVILIGFVLFSFAGDEVKEAVYSIPVAGAMIKPDNEVAREELEARINELKEENESLKRETNLLAAAVEEKDSQIEELEVRNGEDEDTGAEEEIGTGGDLENEQLKEAVRTLEGMTALKAASILEMLEPEQAAVYLGQMRASERSQIMGRMESEQAAVIIILLGE; from the coding sequence GTGGCAAAGGAATATCGAAAAACGAACCGGCTGCAGACGGTGCTTATGCTTGGTGTGATCCCGTTTATGTTCGTGATTCTGATCGGATTCGTTCTGTTCAGCTTTGCGGGGGATGAAGTGAAAGAAGCCGTGTACAGCATCCCTGTCGCCGGGGCTATGATCAAACCGGATAATGAGGTAGCCCGGGAAGAACTGGAAGCCCGGATTAACGAACTGAAAGAAGAGAATGAGAGCTTAAAGAGGGAAACGAATCTGCTGGCTGCTGCAGTAGAAGAAAAAGACAGTCAGATTGAGGAATTGGAAGTACGCAATGGGGAAGATGAAGACACAGGGGCTGAAGAAGAAATCGGCACCGGCGGCGATCTGGAGAACGAACAGCTGAAAGAGGCTGTTCGAACGCTCGAAGGGATGACCGCCTTAAAGGCGGCTTCGATACTGGAAATGCTTGAGCCTGAGCAGGCCGCGGTGTATCTGGGACAGATGAGGGCAAGCGAACGCTCCCAGATTATGGGCCGTATGGAGTCGGAACAGGCAGCCGTTATCATTATTCTACTGGGCGAGTAA
- the flgC gene encoding flagellar basal body rod protein FlgC, whose protein sequence is MFKGFNISASALTAQRLRMDVTSSNMANAETSRGRLVNGEWEPYRRKMTVMEPQNRSFSDYLNRSGSMSEGNGVKISGIVEDQTPFKQIYNPEHPDAGEDGFTAMPNVDPLKEMVDLMSAARSYEANVTALDAHKNILLKALEIGR, encoded by the coding sequence ATGTTTAAGGGGTTCAATATTTCTGCTTCTGCACTTACAGCACAGAGGCTGCGTATGGATGTGACTTCATCCAACATGGCTAATGCAGAAACATCGAGGGGACGGTTGGTAAACGGGGAATGGGAACCGTACCGGCGGAAAATGACAGTAATGGAGCCGCAGAACAGATCTTTTTCGGATTATCTTAACCGGAGCGGCAGCATGTCTGAAGGAAATGGCGTTAAAATCAGCGGGATTGTGGAGGATCAGACACCGTTTAAACAGATTTATAATCCGGAGCATCCCGACGCTGGAGAAGACGGTTTTACAGCAATGCCCAACGTGGACCCCCTTAAGGAAATGGTTGACCTGATGAGTGCAGCGCGATCGTACGAAGCAAATGTAACGGCACTCGATGCACATAAGAACATACTGTTAAAAGCACTGGAAATTGGAAGATAA
- the fliG gene encoding flagellar motor switch protein FliG — MDLSGKQKAAVLLISLGPDVSANVYKHLTEEEIEDLTLEISNVRKVDSKTKEYVLTQFHQLAKAQDYITQGGIGYAKDVLEKALGEKEAMSIINRLTSTLQVKPFDFARKADPEQIRNFIQNEHPQTIALILSYLESEQAGQVLSSLPQQVQADVARRIATMEGTNPEIINEVEAILEKKLSATVTQDYTKAGGIESVVEVLNSVDRTTERTILDSLENRDPVLAEEIKKRMFVFEDIVTLDNRSIQRIIRDVENEDLQLSLKVASEEVKETLFGNMSQRMAENFREEMEFLGPVRLKDVEEAQTRIVTVIRHLEETGEIVIARGGGDDVIV, encoded by the coding sequence ATGGATTTATCAGGAAAACAAAAAGCGGCCGTCCTCCTGATTTCCCTCGGACCAGACGTGTCAGCTAATGTATATAAACATCTTACGGAAGAGGAAATTGAAGATTTAACCCTGGAAATTTCCAATGTAAGAAAGGTTGATTCAAAAACAAAGGAATATGTCCTCACGCAGTTTCATCAGCTTGCCAAAGCCCAGGACTACATAACTCAGGGCGGGATCGGCTATGCGAAGGATGTTCTTGAAAAAGCACTCGGTGAAAAAGAAGCCATGTCCATCATTAACCGTCTTACCTCCACACTTCAGGTCAAGCCGTTTGATTTTGCGAGAAAAGCAGATCCGGAGCAGATCCGTAACTTTATTCAGAACGAGCACCCTCAGACAATCGCCCTGATCCTCTCGTATCTTGAAAGTGAACAGGCCGGTCAGGTGCTCTCTTCTCTTCCGCAGCAGGTTCAGGCTGACGTAGCAAGAAGAATTGCGACGATGGAGGGAACGAACCCTGAAATTATCAACGAAGTGGAAGCGATTCTCGAAAAGAAGCTCAGTGCCACTGTCACACAGGACTATACAAAAGCCGGCGGGATTGAAAGCGTAGTGGAGGTGCTGAACAGTGTTGACCGCACCACCGAACGTACGATTCTCGACAGCCTCGAAAACAGAGACCCTGTATTGGCGGAGGAAATCAAGAAGCGTATGTTTGTGTTCGAGGATATCGTGACACTTGATAACCGTTCGATTCAGCGTATTATTCGTGACGTTGAAAATGAAGATCTTCAGCTTTCCCTGAAAGTAGCGTCAGAAGAAGTGAAGGAAACACTCTTTGGCAACATGTCCCAGCGAATGGCTGAAAACTTCAGAGAAGAGATGGAATTTCTGGGGCCGGTCCGGCTTAAGGACGTGGAAGAAGCCCAGACCAGAATTGTGACAGTCATCCGTCATCTGGAGGAAACAGGCGAAATTGTAATCGCCAGAGGCGGGGGAGATGATGTGATTGTCTAG
- the fliH gene encoding flagellar assembly protein FliH encodes MSSIVRGFPDAMDKRKISLRPVITPENSEEQDHRSLGGRTHMLIRAEETVDAAERKAASLIRQAENQLSDALKEAEAIRIEAERKAEALFQDMKKHGYQEGYKAGKKEAHSACGSLFEEAERTVHLSKQAYNSKLTSSEPVLLELAAAVSANIIGEALEQNEKWVSFVKTAVEEVKERKEVAIYVHPERYEQTLLHKHEFDQIASRANDLMIYPDPELDRDGCLLETESGRVDAGLDSQLSELKKQLHDLLERGERDGRQPAR; translated from the coding sequence TTGTCTAGCATCGTAAGAGGTTTTCCAGACGCTATGGATAAGCGTAAAATCTCTCTCAGGCCCGTCATCACACCCGAAAACAGTGAGGAACAGGATCATCGTTCCCTCGGCGGGCGGACGCACATGCTCATTCGAGCGGAGGAAACGGTCGATGCGGCAGAAAGAAAAGCCGCAAGCCTGATCCGGCAAGCGGAAAACCAGCTGTCGGATGCCCTGAAAGAGGCAGAAGCGATCAGAATCGAAGCGGAGAGAAAAGCGGAGGCACTGTTTCAGGACATGAAAAAGCACGGATATCAGGAAGGGTATAAAGCAGGAAAAAAAGAAGCGCACAGCGCCTGCGGCTCCCTGTTTGAAGAAGCCGAAAGAACGGTTCACCTTTCAAAACAGGCTTACAACAGCAAACTCACTTCGTCAGAGCCTGTACTCCTAGAGCTGGCGGCGGCGGTTTCAGCGAATATTATCGGGGAAGCCCTTGAACAGAACGAAAAGTGGGTGTCGTTTGTGAAGACAGCTGTGGAAGAAGTGAAAGAACGAAAAGAAGTCGCCATTTACGTTCATCCGGAAAGATACGAGCAGACCCTTCTCCACAAACATGAATTTGATCAGATTGCGAGCCGCGCGAATGATCTCATGATTTACCCTGATCCTGAACTGGACCGCGACGGCTGTCTGCTTGAAACGGAAAGCGGCAGGGTGGACGCAGGTCTTGACAGTCAGCTTTCGGAGCTTAAAAAACAATTGCATGACCTGCTGGAGAGAGGTGAACGTGATGGACGTCAGCCTGCTCGCTGA
- a CDS encoding FliI/YscN family ATPase — protein MDVSLLAERVPHMNAYRHFGRVVRVTGLMIESIGPRAAIGELCTIESGRGANPVMAEVVGFREERVLLMPYDPVDDLSPGSLVSSTGAPLKISAGTGLIGKVTDGLGRPLEPGTSFTGLQQVPADAPPPSPLDRPRITEPLGIGVKAIDAFLTVGKGQRMGIFAGSGVGKSTMMAMIARHSETDVIVIGLIGERGREVKDFLERDLGEEGRKKAIIVAATSDQPALTRIKGAMTATAFAEYFRDLGMNVLLMMDSVTRFAMAQREIGLAIGEPPATKGYTPSVFARLPRLLERSGTNPDGSITAFYTVLVDGDDLNDPIADAVRGILDGHLVLDRKLANKGQFPAVNVLKSVSRVMNDIASSEHLEAAAAARNLTAVYEESEDLISIGAYKRGSNKEVDRAIAMQKELVSFIRQDKEGGKPSAQSVRQLIELMAEGGGE, from the coding sequence ATGGACGTCAGCCTGCTCGCTGAACGTGTGCCCCATATGAATGCCTACCGTCACTTCGGGCGGGTCGTCAGAGTCACCGGCCTGATGATCGAGTCAATCGGTCCCCGGGCGGCAATCGGTGAATTGTGTACGATCGAATCCGGACGTGGCGCAAATCCGGTTATGGCCGAAGTAGTCGGATTTAGAGAAGAGCGGGTACTGCTTATGCCCTATGATCCGGTCGACGATCTTTCTCCAGGCAGTCTCGTGTCGAGTACAGGGGCCCCGCTGAAAATCAGTGCCGGCACCGGTCTGATCGGAAAGGTAACAGACGGTCTGGGCAGACCGCTGGAGCCGGGCACAAGCTTTACGGGCCTGCAGCAGGTTCCGGCGGATGCGCCGCCGCCAAGTCCCCTTGACAGGCCGAGAATTACCGAGCCCCTCGGGATCGGAGTGAAGGCAATCGATGCTTTTCTCACCGTCGGCAAAGGACAGAGAATGGGAATTTTCGCAGGAAGCGGCGTCGGAAAAAGCACGATGATGGCGATGATCGCCAGACATTCCGAAACAGATGTGATCGTGATTGGTCTGATCGGTGAACGTGGCAGGGAAGTGAAGGATTTTCTTGAGAGAGACCTCGGAGAAGAAGGGCGAAAGAAGGCCATTATCGTTGCTGCCACTTCTGATCAGCCGGCGCTCACGAGAATCAAAGGTGCGATGACGGCAACTGCATTTGCGGAGTATTTCCGGGATCTTGGAATGAACGTCCTGCTTATGATGGACAGTGTCACCCGCTTCGCCATGGCCCAGCGCGAAATCGGTCTCGCCATCGGAGAACCACCGGCAACGAAAGGCTACACGCCTTCTGTTTTTGCCAGGCTGCCCAGACTTCTTGAAAGAAGCGGAACGAACCCGGACGGGTCGATTACCGCCTTTTATACGGTGCTGGTGGACGGTGATGACCTGAACGACCCGATCGCCGATGCGGTACGCGGTATTCTTGACGGTCATCTGGTGCTTGACCGTAAACTGGCAAACAAAGGGCAGTTCCCAGCGGTGAACGTTCTGAAAAGTGTAAGCCGGGTGATGAATGACATTGCCTCCAGTGAGCACCTGGAAGCTGCTGCTGCTGCCAGAAATCTGACTGCCGTATACGAGGAGTCAGAGGACCTGATCAGTATCGGGGCATACAAAAGAGGATCAAACAAGGAAGTGGATCGTGCCATCGCCATGCAGAAAGAGCTGGTCTCTTTTATCAGGCAGGATAAGGAAGGCGGGAAGCCTTCCGCACAATCAGTCAGACAGCTGATCGAGCTGATGGCGGAAGGAGGAGGAGAATGA
- the fliE gene encoding flagellar hook-basal body complex protein FliE: MDPVSKTGLSLMAPTGSQIKTNTAADDGETFANWLNGAIEEVNQKQIDSQDMTAKLVRGEDVDLHNVMITSQKASIALQTTVEVRNKVIEAYQETMRMQV, encoded by the coding sequence ATGGACCCGGTAAGCAAAACAGGTTTATCTTTAATGGCCCCGACAGGAAGCCAGATCAAAACGAATACTGCTGCAGACGATGGTGAGACGTTTGCCAACTGGCTGAACGGTGCAATAGAAGAGGTAAACCAAAAACAAATTGATTCACAGGATATGACTGCGAAGCTTGTCCGCGGAGAAGATGTGGATCTTCACAATGTTATGATCACATCCCAAAAAGCAAGTATTGCCCTTCAGACAACTGTTGAGGTTCGCAACAAAGTGATTGAAGCCTATCAGGAAACGATGAGAATGCAGGTTTAG